CTGACCGTTATGGTTCTATTGATTCCGCGCAAGATCAAGCTGGTTCACGGCTTCATGATGGGGCTTCTGTACATTGCATTCGTGGGCTATGCCCTGAACAATGAACTGAACTGGGTCACCTTGCCCTTCTAAACGAAACAAGAAACACCCCCGTAACAGGGGGTGTTTTTTTACACTGTATATACCCTTATATAGAAAAACCCCCGCATAAAGCGGGGGAAATTCCTATCGTTTATCAGGCTGCAGCCACGTTCATGATCTGGGTAGGTGCAACCACCCGCAAAGGTGGAAGATTGCTCACAGCACCGCGCTCAGGCAGAACCATCGGCACCAAATCAGGAATCACTTCCCGCAGGCCCGAAACTTCGGCTTGTTCCTGGTTTTCATAGCAAACCAGACAGGCACGCCCCATCATGGGAACATTGTACAGGTAGTTCACAGGGCTGGTATTGTCGCCATATGTCCCGTTGAATGTCACCTTGTTCTCAATGGCATCGCCAAGGGCAATTGGGGTGCGTGTGGTTGCCAAAAACTTGACGTTGTGGCCAAGCCATTCCAGGCGTTCTGCAAACAGAAACGGTTCGAACGTGAATTCGGCCGTGCCCACCACCAGCAGCGGTACCTGAGGCTGTTCAAAGCCGCGGGTATCATATTGGATGGTCTGATGAGGCATCAGCAGGCCTGTACGGCCCGTGTCCAAACGTGCATTGGAGCTGGAGATTTCACTCTCAGTCCGTGTCGGCAGGTCTGCTTTGTAGTTCGGGTTCTTCTCAAACGAGAATTCGCCGGCCAGCAGGTTGCGGAACACGGTGGGGCAGGGCATCGTTGCAGCGATTTCCTGTTCCCGTTCTTCGGAGATCCAGCTGATGAGAGACATGATCGTGATGCGCTCCACAGAGGGCATACGCTCGGCCACCTTTTCAGCAAGCAGGCTGATGGTGCGGCCGGTGGTCATCTCGTCATCAATCAACACCAAGTGTTTGGCGCGGTTGAACATCTGCTTTTTGTAGCCCTGAGGCTCATACAGAATGTGATTGGGCGCATGGCTGTGAACCTCGTCAAAGGTACACAGGATCTCCTGATCGACAGCTTGCCGCGTGCTGTACATGTACAGAACTTGCGGATGAGACATGCGATGGCTGAGGCTGTCTGCCACGCCGGCGCCGAGGCCCGTTGCTGCTTCGCCAAGCCCAATGATGAGCGTCGGCTCATGCGGCTGGTCAATCATGTTGGCCAGATTTTCATAGGCTTGACGCATCTTGGACGGCTGGCAGGGGATGTGCTTGCCCATCACTTTTGAAACAAAATAGAAGCCACGCTTGGGATTTTCACGCGAGGCAAAGGTGATCAGCTGATCCATCGGCATCGCTTGATGGCGAAGGGAAATGCTCATTTCACCAGATTGGATGGTATTCTGAAAAATCGTCATAGGACGACTCCTTTATCCAGAGGGAAAAATGGAAGGGTAAGATTCAATAGTGAAAAGACAATACAATATCTTGTATACAATGTAAATGGTTTTTTTACGCACTTGAAATAAATCCGCCTTGTTCCTATATAAGGCCTACAACTCACCTATCTTTACTTTTTGGAAAAAGGAAACTCCCCCATGACCACATGGATCTTTGTGGATTTGGATGACACGTTCATGCAAACCAAAAGGAAATGTCCGCCTGAGGGGCCGCTGTTTACCGCAGCGCTCGACAGGCATGGGAACGACTGCAACTTCCAAACCATGGAACAGCTGATGTTCTGGCAGCACCTCAATGCTATGGGTACCGTGGTACCTGTAACCTTGAGGGATCGTGTGCGTACAATTGACCGCATGAAGCTGAACTTCTCCTCGTACAAGATCATCAACTCTGGTGCAACCCTCTTGGATGCAAACAACCAGATTGATGCCGCTTGGCAGGATCACATCGGCAAAGAGCAAGAAGAATGGGCAGCCAAACTTCATCAGGTTCTTGCAAGCTTTGAAAAAGAGCTGAAACACCTGGAAGCCGATTGTCGTCTTGAACTTGTTCATGACTTTGGTGTGCCGCTGTATATCACCATGCGTGGTGATGATGCATCTGATGTAGATGCAGTGGCAAGACATCTCTTTCATAATTTCTGGCCAATCAATTCTGGCCTGCATATTAATGGAAGAGGGGCATCGTTCCTCCCGCCGTGCGTTCGTAAAGAGCGCGCAACGCAGTTCCTTATGGACAACATCCAACAACAGAGCAGGCAAACGCCTCTCTTCATCGGTGCAGGAGATAGCTTGACGGATCTTCCGTTCATGCAGCTGTGTCACTACACCATCGTTCCCCCAAAATCTCAAATCATGGAGCATATCTAATGACTCAATCCCAAGCACTCCGCCTGGAAAACCCGCTGCCGTTCTCTGGTAGCTATCACCCGTCTGATGCCATCTTCCTGCTGCGTCCCATTCCCATGCCCGAAAAGGCTGTGATGGACGCCAGCGCACGGGAAAAGGCCATTCAGTCCGGCAAGGCACACTACAGCGAAACCATTCCGAAGGAAGGGGCGCCGCTGCCTGAATACATGACTCTGTTCAACCAGATGCATGAGCGTTACAAAGAGCGCATGGCTGCAGAAATTCTGCGGCTGGCCGAAGAGGTGAAGCAGCGCCGTGGTACCACGGTCACCATCCTCTCGCTTGCGCGGGCCGGCACACCCATTGGTGCGCTGCTCCAGCGGGCTCTGCGTAACAAAGCCTACAAAATGGACGTGGCGCACTATGCGGTTTCCATCATTCGTGACCGCGGTCTGGATGAAGAAGCCATTCGCCATGTGCTGGAAGTTGAAGGTCGTCCGGCGGAGAGTATCATCTTCGTTGACGGCTGGACTGCCAAAGGCGCCATCACCCGTGAACTGAAAAGCGCTGTTGCCAAATGGAACGCCGAAAACACCGCACAGATCTCTGATGAGCTGTATGTGGTTTCGGACATTGGCGGCACTGCTGATGTTTGCGCCACCACCGATGACTACGTAATGCCTTCGGGTATTCTCAACTCGGTGGTGTCGGGTCTGGTTTCGCGCTCAGCTCTGATTGACATGAAACCCGGCAGCTTCCACACCTGTGTCTACTACAGCCACCTGCAGCCGCATGACATCTCCACCAAGTTCTTGGATGATGTGCATCAGCAAATGTGGCGTGTGCAAACGGCGCCGGCCGTAACTGCGGATCGGGATGCCCGTCACCAGGAGGTGATGGCGTATCTGGAGAATGTTCAGCGCACCTATGGCGTGAGCGACCTGAACCGCATCAAGCCCGGCATTGCTGAGGCGACGCGGGCGCTGCTGCGTCGGGAACCTGACATCCTGATGCTCAAGGACCCGAACGACGTGAACGTTCAGCACTCGCTGCTGGCCGCACAGGCGAAAGGCATTCAGGTCATCACTGACCCTAACATGCCCTTCAACGCGCTGACGCTCATCCGTGACGTCACCTAAAACGAAACTGAAAAAGGCCCTGCAAGGGGCCTTTTTTGTTGTACAAAGATAATGCCTGCATCTTATAGTTGTTTTTTTGATGTAAGCGCTTTAATGAAACAAAAGGAGAGGACGACAATTGGGATGCAAAAATATTAAAAAGGAAAAATTGAGTCCAGAAGGCTGGGAATGCAGGTCTGTGGTCAATAAATCAAGTGGACAAGTTATTTATAGCTATTTTTTCAAAAGAAAGCGGGTTCCTCATAAATATATAAAAACTCAAATAGCTAAAAGAGCTGTTGGCTACACCTTATTAAAGAAAGATATTAAAAATATTAAATATTGGGCTAACTTATCTCAGGCTATGCATGAAGAAAATGGCCATGATTTCAGCCAAAACTTCCAGAGAAGCAGCGAAATATACACAGACTTAAATTTGAACCTGAAAGCTATCCTTGTTGCAACGGTAACATTTTATGGGAAACTATTTACAACAGCAGATGGTAGAAAGGTTAAACTCGAGAAGAAGATGTTTTCTGGTGAAATGCTTGATACTCATAATAGATTAATGGGTTTTAGAAATCATTTTGCAGCTCATAGCGGTGATGAAGGTATTGAGTGGGCAAGACTAGCATTTGCTATTTCGAAAAAGAAAGGAAGTTTTTCAGCGCCATATATTGGAACAGAGCTATTTCAACCATCATCAGTGCATTTTGAAGATAAGCACTTTGAATTATTTGATTTCATAGAAAAGCATATTGATACAAAGAGAGAGCAAGTCATGCAAAAAGTACTTGATGCTGAACTAGATAAAATTGGTTTAACTCTAATAAAATGAAAAAGGACTTAATTAGAAATGATTAAGTCCTTGATCTAATTGGTTGCGGGGGCAGGATTTGAACCTACGACCTTCAGGTTATGAGCCTGACGAGCTACCGAGCTGCTCCACCCCGCGGTAAACGATTTAGAAAAGCTTACTTTTCAGCTGATTCAGCTTCAGTACGCTTGATGATAAGCTTACGAAGGCGAGTCGCTTCACGTGAGAACGCTTTTGTGTTGCGGTTCTTAACGTTACGCATGAACTCATCTAGGCCACCGAACTTATCGATAGTACGCATAGCGTTTGTGCAAAGGCGAAGACGAACTGTCTGGCCTAGGATTGGGCTAGCGAAAGATTTCTCTTGTAGGTTAGGCATGAAGCGGCGCTTTGTGTGCACGTTAGAGTGAGACACGTTGTGTCCAGACATTGGGCGCTTACCAGTGATTTCACATACTTTAGCCATAATCTTTATCCTTAATTTATTCAGTGCCCCGAGGGCTGAATTAAAACTTCTTTTCGGCGTGTTTCCGCCAGTAACAAGTGCTTTTACCGAACTGAGGCCTGAATGTCAAGCCTCAAATTCGGGAAAATGCGTTATTTTTGCTCTTCTGAGCTCTTCATTGGGTATCTTCCAATAGGGGTGTGGTCAATATATCCCACATTAGGATTGACGTGGAATGTGTACCATTCGCCAACAATGTTCATTTGTGTGTAGCGTCCAATGACGATCTTCATCGGGTTCTCGTCACTTTTAGGGATACGAATACGCTCACCCGCTTTAAGACGTACGTCAGCGCTTTCACACTTCATCTTTCTAAAGAGACCAAAACCTGTATCCATAGACACCTTCATTTGGCTTTCTGAGAGCTTAACGTTACTAATAGGGGCGCCAGCACCTGTAACCGTTGCCTTAAAGTAGCTTTCATCATTATCAGCAAGGATGTTGATGTGGTCACATGTAAAGGTGAGGTCATATCTATCAGAAATAGGCTCAATAGATACATTGATTCTAAAGTCATTAAAGAGAACGACACATAGAGCTGCTAGACCGAGAACAGGGAGAGTGATCTTATTGCTGAGATCTCTGTTTGCAAAAATAGGTGTTACAAAGGCTGCTGTTCCGATCACAAACACGTAAGCCCAGATGTTATCTGTTAAGAAGTGGGCACCAAGTACCATGCGGCTGTAAGCAATAAGGCCTGCGTAAGCTGTACCTGCTGCAAAAACAATCATCGCGGCTTTACGACGACGTGCACCCCATAGTGCAAAGAAAGGTACGGCAAGCATCGCTGCTGTAGCTGTATGACCACTTACAAATGACTTACCAACGATTTCAGCGGCGTTGCCTTTAGTTGTGATTGTTGCGTCAAGAGTTCCTTCAGTCAGCACGGTATCGCGTGGGCGAGGGCGCTCAACAAAGTCTTTTGTAATCACACTACAGATAAGCCCTGTACCAATTGCCATTGTCACAATCCATGCAGCAGCGGCTGTGCGCAGCATTTCTGACTTGCGGCGCAGCGGCACAATGATTGTGTAAACAAGAGAGAGAAGGGTGATGAGCATCACTGGCCATGTACCGTATTGGCGAAGGGTCCAGCTCAAGCTATCATCAGGGTTGTAAATGTGAGTTGCGATTTGGTTTTCGTAACCATAATGCATCACGACCCATGTGAGAATCATAGCCGCAGCTACCATAGGAAATACGAAACATAGCCCGCATTTGAAATCGTCTTTGTTTTGTGCCATTCTTTTTCTTGCTCCTTAACAGTGAGATAAAAATAATAATTTTGGGGGACAGCATAATGCCAGCCATTCAATTTATCAAGACGCTTTCTACTTGCCAGAAGGTTCTTGGTGCAACTCTTATCTTCATGCTCTTGAGGCTTCTTTATATAGGGCTTGGCCCACTAGATCTTGGGCCTGATGAAGCACAGTACTGGGATTGGTCGCGTACCCTTCAATTAAGCTATTACAGTAAGCCAGCCATGGTGACATGGATTCATGCGCTATTTGCGAACACATTTGGCCTGATTGGTATTTCAGGTGAAGTGCTTGTACGTTTGCCAGCAGTGCTTATTCATGGTTTGAGTGCGATGCTTGTGTATAAACTTGCAGCCGATTTTAAAGGCGAGAAGGCGGGTGTATGGGCCTTTGCCATGTATCAAGTTGTTCCTATTTTTGCAGCTGGTGGCCTTCTTATGGTACCGGATGTTGTGACAGGCCTGTTCTGGCTAATGGCTCTTGGTATGCTCGCTAAGATGGATTGGCATTGGACAGATAAGCCTCTTAAGCCATTTATTATGCTTGGCCTTGTAATTGGTCTTGCGGGCCTTTCTAAGTACAGTGCAGGTATCTTTTACCCACTACTCTTCCTATTCCTTCTTGTGGATGAGAACCGTCGTAAGTGGCTATTCCACTCACACATTTACGTAGCAGGTTTAACATCTCTTATTGTAATGCTTCCTGTATGGATCTGGAACTACCAAAACGCAGGTGTAGGCCTTAAGCACCTTGCTGGACAAGCTGGTGGTGAGTCTGGCTCTAAATGGATGGAAACCATGCCTGAGTTTCTTGCAGGGCAAGCTGGCGTATGGGGCGGCATTCTCTTTATTATGCTTCTTATGGCATGGTGGTGCACTAAGTGTAAATCTTGCAAAAAGGATGAGAAGGCACAGCTATACTTCTGGATGAGTTTCCCGATCTTTGCCATCTTCTTTGTATTGTCATTTAGCTCAAAAGTACAAGCCAACTGGCCAGTGCTTGCATGCCTTGGTGGTGTGATCCTTCTTGCAGGCTACATTGCTGATAGAGGTAAAGTGGCGAAGAAATTTGCCATTGCAGGTATTCTGCTTGCGGCCTTTGTGACATCTGCTTTGCATGACACATCTATTATGCGCGCAACGTTTAAGGTTGTGGGCGCAGAAAGCGCGATCCCTAAGAAAGACCCAATGGTGACTCTTAAAGGTTGGGAGACAACAGCGCACATGATTGATGTTTTGAAATCTCGTATTGCTGGCGACCCTGTTGTCATGGTGCGCAGCTACGGTGACGCTGCAGTACTCAGCTACTACCTAAAAGGTCAGCCACGTGTTGCTTACGCTAACCCAGGTGGTAACCGTATGAACCAATACGACCTATGGGAATGGCCTGTAGAGCAAATGAAGCAGAATCTTACTATGTTTGTAGTTGATGCGAACCGTGTTCCACCACGTGTAGCAAGCCTGTTTGCGTCTTGTGGTTTCATGCAGCGTATTGTTGTGACGGATGCAAATAACATCCATCTGCGTAACCGCAATGTCTTTCTGTGTGGAGGATATAAGGGCGGTCGACCAGAAATGGCCACAACTTACTAAATAGAAGCCCCCAGCTGGGGGCTTTCTTATTCCTTAAAACAGGAGTAAGGTGAGGGCGTAATAACAAAGGAATTTTTCATGAAAGCCTTACCAGTCCTGTCTATCGGTTTTAGGCCATTCTTTTTACTCGCGGCTCTTTATGCTGTTCTATCCATTGTGCTATGGGTGCTGACTTATACTGGCGCTCATGCCCTACCTACATTATGGAACCCTGTGCTGTGGCACGGCCATGAGATGATCTTTGGGTTTACCATGGCAGTGGTTGCTGGTTTTTTGCTGACTGCTTCAGCTAACTGGACAGGACAGCCGCCCGTACGCTCATGGACACTGCTCGGCCTTGTTGTGCTTTGGATGGCTGGTCGCGCTGCTATGTTGAGTGACTTTCTACCGGCTCATTATGCGGCTATTATTGAGGGGGCGTTCCTTCCTGCTGTTATTCTCAGCCTTGCGCCTATGCTTATTAGGGCTGAGCAGCTCAGGAACATGGCCTTTCTTGTTATTCTTACTCTCTTCACGCTCCTCAACATTGGCATCCACTTATCTGTTCTTGGTGTTATAGAAACCTCAGCAAGCAACCTTCTATATCTTGCGGTGCATGTTGTTATCTTTCTTATCGCTGTGATTGGTGGGCGCGTTCTGCCATTCTTTACACGTAATGGCCTTACGCAACGCGGGCATGATATAGAGATCAAAGCTTTCCCGTATATAAATGAAATATCGTTGAGCATTTTGCTTGTCACGTGCCTCTATGGCTATATAAGTGCTTTCTCAGGCGTCGTGTTTGGTATCCTTGCGCTTTGTACATCTGCATTGCACCTTGCAAGGCTTACTCAATGGAAAAGTCACAAAACATTGAGCGTGCCTATCATTTGGATTCTGCATTTTGGCTACTTTTGGCTGGTACTAGGGTTTTTCCTAGAGGGCCTTTATGCGCTTGGCGTGCTGGTTTCTTTCCAAGCCGTTTTACATACATTTACCATTGGCGCGATTGGCACCATGATTCTCGGCATGATGACACGAGTCTGCCTTGGCCATACAGGCAGACCCATTGTTTCACTCAAATCTATGGTTATAGCTTATGTTCTTTTGCAGGGAGCTGCTCTCTCAAGACTTATTGGAGAAACAGTATTGGTAAATTACTATACAGAGTCTGTACAGGTATCAGGCTACCTATGGGCAGCTTCTTTTGGACTCTTTGCTATCAGATATGCACGAATGCTTCTTACCAAGAGACCTGATGGTAAAAGCGCTTAAAGATTGTTCGCTGAAATAATCTGCCTCTGTCCAGGCTTTTGAATCAAGATCGCGTAGCCTTCGCTTTTACCGCGCGGGATATTAAACGTCTGTGCACTACCGTCCCAAGTGCCAACTTTATAGAATCGATCTACAATATTTACGTTGGTCAGCTTGCGGTTACGGTTTTCACCGCGCAGCACATCTGTGCGTTCATGCGGGGTATATTCAACAGCAATAATATCGCCATTGCCTTCACCCGCACCAATGCTCACGGTAATATCTTTGGCATTCTGAATCAGCGTTACATCAGGGCGTTCATCAAGCATTTTTACTTCTGTATGTACGGCGGTAAATACGTCATTCTTGTATGAACCCACCATCTCACGCTTACCATTAATAACGGCTTGTGGCGTGTAGATACTGCTGCGTCCAAATACCTCGCGGTATTTACGCTGCCTTTGGGTGTTTTCTTCTGATGAAAACGGATCTTCCCAGCCAATGTAGTTCCAATAGTCAACGTGGAAGGAAAGCGGAAGTACTAGCTTTTCGTGTCTTTCGGAGAGCTCTTGTAAAACTTTATCTGCTGGCGGACAAGATGAACACCCTTGCGATGTGTATAACTCAACCACAATCTTGGATTTCGGGGCTGCTTCTGCATATGCAGTCCCGCCTGCAAGGCTTGCTAAAATCGCCAGCATGTACTTCATTATTATCCTTCCACGTATTCTTTCAGGGTCTACATACTTATACGGGACTGCAACAGTACTGGTTACAAACCTTTTTGAAAAAATGACACGCCCTTGCTTAGACCTTTGTGTGTGCTACACTTTTTGGGCATTAAGCACTTAATAATAAAAGAACAGGTTTTATACTTATGGAATTTTCATTCAGCACAATTTTTTGGATCGCGCTTGCGGCCATTGCAGCTTACGGCGTATTGATCTACAACCGCTTGGTTGCGCTGAGACAAACACGTAAAAACGCATTCAGTGATATCGATGTTCAGCTGAAACAACGCTACGACCTTATCCCGCAACTTCTAGAAACCGTTAAAGGCTACATGAAGCATGAAGAAAAGCTTCTCACAGAAGTAACAGAAGCCCGTACACGTGTTGGTAAAGCAGGGAGCATGGATGAACGCGTAGCTGCGGAAGGCATGCTTGGCGGCGCGATGATGAACCTTTTTGCTGTAGCTGAAAACTACCCAGACCTGAAAGCAAGTGAGAACTTTAAAGAGCTACAAACTGAAATGAGCGATATTGAAAACAAGATCGCTGCAGCGCGCCGTTTCTTTAACAATGCTACAAGTGAACTCAACACCTATGTAGAGCAGTTCCCGAACGTTCTTATTGCACGCATGATGAACTTCCAGCAGCAGGCTTTCTTTGAGCTGAACGCTGATGAAGCTGAAGCAGCGCACAAAGCACCAAAGGTTGAGTTCTAATACACATGACACAATACGCATCTGTTGGCCTTAAGCAGCATATCTGGAAGAACAATACCCGTTCTATTATGCTGCTGTGTGGCTTTCCGCTTCTTATCTTTGTGACCTGCTATCTCATTCTGTCACTCTCTACATTCTGGATTCAGAGTGAAATGGGGCAGGTGGATGCAGGGGCCATCTTTAGCGGTTCGTTCTACACGGTATTGCAATACACGCCACATATTGCTGGGGCGTGCCTTGTTTGGTTCCTGATTGCTTACCGTTTAAACACGCGTATTGTCAATAAAATGGCCAATGCAGACTTGGTGGGTAGAGACAAATACCCAGAACTCTACAACATGCTTGAAAATCTTTGTATCTCTCGCGGGCTACCTATGCCATGGCTTGCTGTTATTGAAAGTGATGCTCTTAATGCTTTTGCAAGTGGTATCAACCGAAATACCTATACAGTCACAGTCACCACAGGCCTTATAGAGGCTTTAGATGATGACGAAATGGAAACGGTACTGGCACACGAACTCACGCATATTATGAATGGTGACGTCAGGCTCCTGATCATCTCTATCGTGTTTGTGGGCATCTTTAGTATTCTTTTAGAGTACATCAGTCTGTTCCACCGTAATAGACGTTACCGCGTCCGCTCAAGCAGTAGTAAAAAAGGCAAGGAGAACCAGTTATTCATCTTTATGATTGTGGCTTATATCGTTCTACAGTTTGCAAGCCTGCTTGCGCTACTGATTCGTTTTTCGCTCTCTCGTAAACGTGAATACCTAGCCGACGCTGGTGCGGTCGAACTCACCAAAAATCCACTAGCCCTCGCATCTGCTCTCGAAAAAATCTCAGGAAAATCTAAAATTGAACACTTGCCAGATGAGTTAGACGCCATGTGTATTGAGCACCCACCATATATGAAAGGCCTCAACTCAGGACTCTTCTCTGTCTTCGCAACCCACCCCCCAATTGAAAGACGTATCCGAATTTTAAGGGGTATGGCTTAAAGAAAAAGCTCCCTCTAGGGGAGCTTTCTCAATCGATTAATTAAAGGGATCTTTGTACTTTGGGTCCGTTGCATAGGCACCGGGATTCTTGATCAACGTATCCCGGAAGCTTTGAAGCGCCTTGCCGTACTGGTTTTCACCAGTCCACGTTTCAGGCTTGAAGATATTGGTATTGTCATATGAAAAGCCAATGCCAAATGCCTTATCCGTGCATGTATAGGCAAGCGCGTTACTACCGCTCAGATCGATAACCTCGTCAAAGAACTTACGGCCTGCATCCGTGCAGTAGTAGGTCAGCAGGATGGTTTGCCACGTATGCGCATGGTTTGCTTCCCAGCGTTCCACGGTAGCATAGGGGACATTGCCAAGGGCCCTTGTCACAAAGCTGTCAGCTGCCAAATGGAGGGACGACCACATAAACCAATCGCCGTCACCATGGGGGCGTGCTTCGTGAATTTTGGTCATAAAGCCTTCATACGTGCTACGGGCTTGCTCTTTAAAGGCTTCGTCACCCGCAAGGCAAGCTGTAAGCTTACGGTAAAGGTAGGCCGTCAAAAAGGATGGGCAGTTCACCTGAGAAGGCACAGGATGCGTAATTGAAAAATCACGCGGTGCCATCAGGCTCATAAAACAGCCTGCGTTACTCAGGACAAAGAAGGGGGAAGGGGCCTGCATAGAGGTCTCCTGTGTTTGAAATTGAAAGAAGATGGGTAGATACTCTTTGTATACACTGAAATATGTAGAATCACAACAAATAAAAAAAAGCCTCCCGAAGGAAGCTTCTTTACGTGGCGGGCACAGAGGG
The sequence above is drawn from the Pseudomonadota bacterium genome and encodes:
- a CDS encoding cysteine protease StiP family protein; the encoded protein is MTQSQALRLENPLPFSGSYHPSDAIFLLRPIPMPEKAVMDASAREKAIQSGKAHYSETIPKEGAPLPEYMTLFNQMHERYKERMAAEILRLAEEVKQRRGTTVTILSLARAGTPIGALLQRALRNKAYKMDVAHYAVSIIRDRGLDEEAIRHVLEVEGRPAESIIFVDGWTAKGAITRELKSAVAKWNAENTAQISDELYVVSDIGGTADVCATTDDYVMPSGILNSVVSGLVSRSALIDMKPGSFHTCVYYSHLQPHDISTKFLDDVHQQMWRVQTAPAVTADRDARHQEVMAYLENVQRTYGVSDLNRIKPGIAEATRALLRREPDILMLKDPNDVNVQHSLLAAQAKGIQVITDPNMPFNALTLIRDVT
- a CDS encoding NnrS family protein, encoding MKALPVLSIGFRPFFLLAALYAVLSIVLWVLTYTGAHALPTLWNPVLWHGHEMIFGFTMAVVAGFLLTASANWTGQPPVRSWTLLGLVVLWMAGRAAMLSDFLPAHYAAIIEGAFLPAVILSLAPMLIRAEQLRNMAFLVILTLFTLLNIGIHLSVLGVIETSASNLLYLAVHVVIFLIAVIGGRVLPFFTRNGLTQRGHDIEIKAFPYINEISLSILLVTCLYGYISAFSGVVFGILALCTSALHLARLTQWKSHKTLSVPIIWILHFGYFWLVLGFFLEGLYALGVLVSFQAVLHTFTIGAIGTMILGMMTRVCLGHTGRPIVSLKSMVIAYVLLQGAALSRLIGETVLVNYYTESVQVSGYLWAASFGLFAIRYARMLLTKRPDGKSA
- a CDS encoding phosphatase PAP2 family protein, giving the protein MAQNKDDFKCGLCFVFPMVAAAMILTWVVMHYGYENQIATHIYNPDDSLSWTLRQYGTWPVMLITLLSLVYTIIVPLRRKSEMLRTAAAAWIVTMAIGTGLICSVITKDFVERPRPRDTVLTEGTLDATITTKGNAAEIVGKSFVSGHTATAAMLAVPFFALWGARRRKAAMIVFAAGTAYAGLIAYSRMVLGAHFLTDNIWAYVFVIGTAAFVTPIFANRDLSNKITLPVLGLAALCVVLFNDFRINVSIEPISDRYDLTFTCDHINILADNDESYFKATVTGAGAPISNVKLSESQMKVSMDTGFGLFRKMKCESADVRLKAGERIRIPKSDENPMKIVIGRYTQMNIVGEWYTFHVNPNVGYIDHTPIGRYPMKSSEEQK
- a CDS encoding DUF1223 domain-containing protein — its product is MKYMLAILASLAGGTAYAEAAPKSKIVVELYTSQGCSSCPPADKVLQELSERHEKLVLPLSFHVDYWNYIGWEDPFSSEENTQRQRKYREVFGRSSIYTPQAVINGKREMVGSYKNDVFTAVHTEVKMLDERPDVTLIQNAKDITVSIGAGEGNGDIIAVEYTPHERTDVLRGENRNRKLTNVNIVDRFYKVGTWDGSAQTFNIPRGKSEGYAILIQKPGQRQIISANNL
- a CDS encoding phosphoribosyltransferase domain-containing protein — protein: MTIFQNTIQSGEMSISLRHQAMPMDQLITFASRENPKRGFYFVSKVMGKHIPCQPSKMRQAYENLANMIDQPHEPTLIIGLGEAATGLGAGVADSLSHRMSHPQVLYMYSTRQAVDQEILCTFDEVHSHAPNHILYEPQGYKKQMFNRAKHLVLIDDEMTTGRTISLLAEKVAERMPSVERITIMSLISWISEEREQEIAATMPCPTVFRNLLAGEFSFEKNPNYKADLPTRTESEISSSNARLDTGRTGLLMPHQTIQYDTRGFEQPQVPLLVVGTAEFTFEPFLFAERLEWLGHNVKFLATTRTPIALGDAIENKVTFNGTYGDNTSPVNYLYNVPMMGRACLVCYENQEQAEVSGLREVIPDLVPMVLPERGAVSNLPPLRVVAPTQIMNVAAA
- a CDS encoding M48 family metallopeptidase, producing MTQYASVGLKQHIWKNNTRSIMLLCGFPLLIFVTCYLILSLSTFWIQSEMGQVDAGAIFSGSFYTVLQYTPHIAGACLVWFLIAYRLNTRIVNKMANADLVGRDKYPELYNMLENLCISRGLPMPWLAVIESDALNAFASGINRNTYTVTVTTGLIEALDDDEMETVLAHELTHIMNGDVRLLIISIVFVGIFSILLEYISLFHRNRRYRVRSSSSKKGKENQLFIFMIVAYIVLQFASLLALLIRFSLSRKREYLADAGAVELTKNPLALASALEKISGKSKIEHLPDELDAMCIEHPPYMKGLNSGLFSVFATHPPIERRIRILRGMA
- a CDS encoding LemA family protein, which translates into the protein MEFSFSTIFWIALAAIAAYGVLIYNRLVALRQTRKNAFSDIDVQLKQRYDLIPQLLETVKGYMKHEEKLLTEVTEARTRVGKAGSMDERVAAEGMLGGAMMNLFAVAENYPDLKASENFKELQTEMSDIENKIAAARRFFNNATSELNTYVEQFPNVLIARMMNFQQQAFFELNADEAEAAHKAPKVEF
- a CDS encoding glycosyltransferase family 39 protein, producing MPAIQFIKTLSTCQKVLGATLIFMLLRLLYIGLGPLDLGPDEAQYWDWSRTLQLSYYSKPAMVTWIHALFANTFGLIGISGEVLVRLPAVLIHGLSAMLVYKLAADFKGEKAGVWAFAMYQVVPIFAAGGLLMVPDVVTGLFWLMALGMLAKMDWHWTDKPLKPFIMLGLVIGLAGLSKYSAGIFYPLLFLFLLVDENRRKWLFHSHIYVAGLTSLIVMLPVWIWNYQNAGVGLKHLAGQAGGESGSKWMETMPEFLAGQAGVWGGILFIMLLMAWWCTKCKSCKKDEKAQLYFWMSFPIFAIFFVLSFSSKVQANWPVLACLGGVILLAGYIADRGKVAKKFAIAGILLAAFVTSALHDTSIMRATFKVVGAESAIPKKDPMVTLKGWETTAHMIDVLKSRIAGDPVVMVRSYGDAAVLSYYLKGQPRVAYANPGGNRMNQYDLWEWPVEQMKQNLTMFVVDANRVPPRVASLFASCGFMQRIVVTDANNIHLRNRNVFLCGGYKGGRPEMATTY
- the rpmB gene encoding 50S ribosomal protein L28, with amino-acid sequence MAKVCEITGKRPMSGHNVSHSNVHTKRRFMPNLQEKSFASPILGQTVRLRLCTNAMRTIDKFGGLDEFMRNVKNRNTKAFSREATRLRKLIIKRTEAESAEK